In one window of Armatimonadota bacterium DNA:
- a CDS encoding slipin family protein produces the protein MEPALAGAIAAIILAVIVAGTSIRILREWERGVTLRLGRLIGEKRPGIRWLWPIIDKMIRIDLRIVTMDVQKQELMTRDNVPVSVDAVVYFRVMNANDAVVRVENYVKATSLIAQTTLRSILGQAELDELLAERDKINLRLQQVIDEQTEPWGIKVTAVEVRDVVLPEAMKRSMANQAETERARRAKVINAEGEYQAAQRLAEAAKIMSGYPMALQLRFLQTLSDVASEHNSTTIFPVPIDLFTPFIRGLAQTSQPAPPPQPKEGPAS, from the coding sequence ATGGAACCAGCACTAGCAGGGGCGATTGCGGCGATCATTCTGGCGGTGATCGTGGCGGGGACATCAATCCGGATTCTCCGCGAGTGGGAGCGCGGCGTGACGCTGCGCCTCGGTCGCTTGATCGGAGAGAAGCGGCCGGGGATTCGCTGGCTGTGGCCGATCATAGACAAGATGATTCGCATTGATCTGCGCATCGTGACGATGGATGTGCAGAAGCAGGAGCTTATGACGCGCGACAACGTGCCGGTATCAGTGGACGCGGTCGTGTACTTCCGCGTGATGAATGCGAACGATGCCGTGGTGCGCGTCGAGAACTACGTCAAGGCCACGTCGCTCATCGCGCAAACCACGCTGCGCAGTATCCTGGGCCAGGCCGAACTCGACGAGCTGCTCGCCGAGCGCGACAAGATCAACTTGCGGCTGCAGCAGGTGATTGACGAGCAGACGGAGCCGTGGGGCATTAAGGTCACGGCGGTCGAGGTGCGCGACGTCGTGCTGCCCGAGGCGATGAAGCGCTCGATGGCCAATCAGGCCGAGACCGAACGCGCGCGGCGCGCCAAGGTCATCAATGCGGAAGGCGAATACCAGGCGGCGCAGCGCCTCGCCGAGGCGGCCAAGATCATGAGCGGTTACCCGATGGCGCTGCAACTGCGCTTCCTGCAAACGCTGTCGGACGTCGCCTCGGAGCACAACTCGACGACGATTTTCCCGGTGCCGATAGACCTCTTCACTCCGTTCATTCGCGGGCTGGCGCAGACGTCGCAGCCAGCTCCGCCGCCGCAGCCCAAGGAAGGGCCGGCGTCGTAG
- a CDS encoding glycosyltransferase family 39 protein: MTSLAIAMGAATIACAFGMRLLRLDAGLTFNSFLERAVFGAAIGLAATGYLILALGLAGALFAWSVLVLLAALCAVSWRDVGHLIAGVVRGVRGFLSQPVSVGGTAVTGFFLAMVLLAILGALAPSSTNDWDGLSYHLAVPKLYVQQHGICFIGWLSHSNFPFTLEMLYTAGLALDGQAAAKLFHTLCGVLVVLAMLAFGGAYWERRHGALAAVVFFAAPIIAWEATVALNDIAAALLTLLSLYAFINWWSGRGEAWLSIAAVLCGFALGVKMTAFGLLGFLAVAAFYHRAVSESAGASRAFGAAAKLVLVAVVVGSPWYLKSWLWAGNPVFPFFYDWLGGKYWTAEAARLYRAEQLGFGIGRSPLSLLLVPWNLTMYGHMFSNFPERPLVYTSIGPLILALVPGLLLFGRLDKRVKFLLIYSAVGLGVWFALSQHIRYAIPVLPALALCAGFAGGEILGKG; the protein is encoded by the coding sequence TTGACCAGTTTGGCGATAGCCATGGGAGCCGCGACCATCGCGTGCGCGTTTGGCATGCGACTCCTGCGCCTGGACGCGGGCCTCACGTTCAACTCGTTCCTGGAGCGCGCAGTCTTCGGCGCTGCCATCGGGCTCGCCGCCACGGGCTATCTCATCCTCGCACTCGGCCTGGCGGGCGCGCTTTTCGCATGGTCCGTGCTCGTGCTCCTCGCCGCGCTGTGCGCGGTGTCGTGGCGAGATGTCGGACACCTCATCGCGGGTGTGGTGCGGGGCGTGCGGGGGTTCCTGTCTCAGCCCGTATCAGTCGGCGGCACGGCGGTCACCGGGTTTTTCCTGGCGATGGTGCTGCTTGCCATCCTCGGCGCGCTCGCGCCGTCCTCGACGAACGATTGGGATGGGTTGTCATACCACCTTGCGGTGCCCAAGCTGTACGTGCAGCAGCACGGCATCTGTTTCATCGGGTGGTTGAGTCACTCGAACTTCCCGTTCACGCTGGAAATGCTCTACACCGCCGGACTGGCGCTTGACGGCCAGGCGGCGGCGAAACTGTTTCACACCCTGTGCGGCGTGTTGGTCGTGCTGGCAATGCTCGCGTTCGGTGGCGCCTATTGGGAACGGCGCCACGGCGCGCTGGCGGCTGTTGTCTTCTTCGCCGCGCCGATCATTGCGTGGGAAGCGACCGTCGCGCTCAACGACATCGCGGCCGCGCTGCTCACGCTGCTGTCATTGTACGCGTTCATCAACTGGTGGTCGGGCCGCGGCGAGGCGTGGCTGTCGATCGCGGCAGTGCTGTGCGGGTTCGCGCTCGGGGTGAAGATGACCGCGTTCGGCCTGCTGGGATTCCTCGCTGTGGCGGCGTTCTACCATCGTGCCGTCAGCGAGTCCGCCGGGGCGAGCAGGGCGTTCGGAGCGGCGGCGAAACTCGTTCTCGTCGCGGTGGTGGTCGGCTCGCCGTGGTACCTCAAGTCGTGGCTGTGGGCGGGGAATCCGGTGTTCCCCTTCTTCTACGATTGGCTTGGCGGGAAGTACTGGACCGCGGAGGCGGCGCGCCTGTACCGCGCGGAGCAGCTCGGCTTTGGCATCGGGCGGTCGCCGCTGTCACTGCTGCTCGTGCCGTGGAATCTGACGATGTACGGGCACATGTTCTCCAACTTCCCGGAGCGTCCACTGGTGTACACCTCCATCGGCCCGTTGATCCTCGCGCTGGTGCCGGGGTTGCTCTTGTTCGGCAGGCTCGACAAGCGGGTCAAGTTCCTGCTCATCTACTCTGCCGTGGGCCTGGGCGTGTGGTTCGCGCTCAGCCAGCACATTCGCTACGCGATACCGGTCCTGCCCGCGCTGGCGCTGTGCGCCGGGTTCGCGGGGGGCGAGATACTCGGCAAGGGCC
- a CDS encoding metallophosphoesterase, whose product MSSITILHTSDLHNHLGDTAADFLRGGKQSSRDVLLLDAGDAIRAGNLGCTRAGEPILRRMSEIGYDAMAMGNRESHPTLRVLERKLADAAFPVLAANMMAKRLPLPEQVKSHIIRKSSDGLRIAVMGLAPQVTSPQSWWARVTDYVWDDPFKTAAGLSRKLRPDVDLLICLSHLGVKHDEKLAEIEHIDLILGGHSHVAMYPPRRIGHCYLAHAGHHGRFVGRLEVNVEAGAVTSVRGEMLPLPE is encoded by the coding sequence ATGTCGTCAATCACGATCCTGCACACCAGCGACCTGCATAATCACCTCGGCGATACGGCAGCGGACTTCCTGCGCGGCGGCAAGCAATCGTCCCGGGACGTGCTGCTGCTCGATGCGGGGGACGCGATCCGCGCCGGCAACCTCGGTTGCACCCGCGCCGGCGAGCCCATCCTCCGGCGCATGTCGGAAATCGGCTATGATGCGATGGCGATGGGCAATCGCGAATCCCACCCGACGTTGCGCGTGCTCGAGCGCAAGCTCGCCGACGCGGCGTTCCCCGTCCTCGCGGCGAACATGATGGCGAAGCGCCTGCCCCTGCCGGAGCAGGTGAAGAGTCATATCATAAGGAAGTCATCCGACGGTTTACGGATCGCCGTCATGGGCCTTGCCCCCCAGGTGACGTCGCCGCAGTCCTGGTGGGCGCGAGTGACGGACTACGTCTGGGACGACCCGTTTAAGACCGCGGCCGGGCTGTCGCGGAAGCTGCGCCCTGATGTGGATCTGCTGATATGCCTGAGCCACCTCGGGGTGAAGCACGACGAAAAGCTGGCTGAGATCGAGCACATAGACCTGATCCTCGGCGGACATTCCCATGTGGCGATGTATCCGCCGCGCCGGATCGGCCACTGCTATCTCGCCCACGCGGGTCACCACGGCCGCTTCGTCGGGCGGTTGGAGGTGAACGTCGAGGCCGGCGCGGTGACGTCGGTTAGGGGTGAGATGTTGCCGCTGCCCGAGTAG
- a CDS encoding NAD(P)H-dependent oxidoreductase gives MAKLLVTYYSRTGNTKKMAEVIARAARGVKGVEVALKPIEDVTPKDLLGFDGILIGSPVYYGTMAAEVKQLLDESVAHHGKLEGKVGGAFASSGGPGGGNETTVLDIVKALLIHGMIVRGDPQGDHYGPIAVGAPDERSRKECRRFGRRNAELAKRLLG, from the coding sequence ATGGCGAAGCTGCTCGTCACATACTACAGCCGCACCGGCAATACGAAGAAGATGGCCGAGGTCATCGCGCGAGCCGCCCGCGGGGTCAAAGGCGTGGAGGTCGCGCTCAAGCCCATCGAGGACGTCACGCCCAAGGACTTGCTCGGATTCGATGGCATCCTGATCGGCTCGCCCGTGTACTACGGCACGATGGCCGCCGAGGTGAAGCAACTCCTGGACGAGAGCGTAGCCCATCACGGGAAACTGGAAGGCAAGGTCGGCGGCGCGTTTGCTTCGTCGGGCGGCCCGGGCGGGGGCAATGAGACCACGGTGCTCGATATCGTCAAGGCACTGCTCATACACGGGATGATCGTACGGGGCGATCCGCAGGGGGACCATTACGGCCCCATCGCGGTGGGCGCGCCTGATGAGCGCTCTCGCAAGGAGTGCCGGCGCTTCGGTCGCAGGAACGCCGAGCTGGCCAAGCGGCTCCTGGGCTAG